The following proteins are co-located in the Candidatus Cloacimonadota bacterium genome:
- a CDS encoding sigma-54 dependent transcriptional regulator, whose amino-acid sequence MKILIIEDDPTQLKILKEFFQSNDFMVYKALNGEEGLELFKQNPIDIVITDYRMPRMNGKEVLKKIVKINPLTAVIIITAYSNVDDAVELIKTGAFDYIKKPINLDILLKKVRNASNYIQTAKDHKSIIAEFGDENLETNYIFDSPQMSSVMSLVRRISHIDAAVLISGESGTGKEVIVEIIHKLSPRKDNKLVTINCSAIPESLFESELFGHKKGAFTGAVKDRTGRFELANDGFLFLDEIADMPLTMQVKLLRAIENKKFEPVGSSETKTTNARIISATNKDLQKEVENGNFRQDLYYRLNVIPIHIPPLRERKEDIPKLIQYFLHRFETGDKFSFSKEAMIKMVNYSWLGNIRELRNRIRRITAFARYTKINVSDLPDEIVNYNPDEDFNIQKFKSLNSIEKTHITKILKECRGNQIKAAKILGIHRNTLSRKLKKYNID is encoded by the coding sequence ATGAAAATATTAATAATAGAAGATGATCCCACCCAACTAAAAATCCTCAAAGAATTCTTTCAAAGTAACGATTTTATGGTTTATAAAGCACTTAATGGTGAAGAAGGGCTAGAACTCTTTAAGCAAAATCCCATTGATATTGTCATCACAGATTACAGAATGCCCAGAATGAATGGTAAAGAGGTTTTGAAAAAAATCGTAAAAATAAACCCATTAACTGCTGTGATAATAATTACTGCTTATAGCAATGTTGACGATGCGGTAGAGTTAATTAAAACGGGCGCTTTTGATTATATCAAGAAACCAATCAATCTGGATATTCTGCTAAAAAAAGTAAGAAACGCCAGCAACTATATTCAAACTGCAAAAGACCACAAGAGTATAATTGCCGAATTCGGAGATGAAAATTTAGAAACAAACTACATTTTTGATAGTCCACAAATGTCATCGGTTATGAGTCTTGTCAGGAGAATCTCTCATATCGATGCTGCTGTACTCATCAGCGGTGAAAGTGGGACTGGAAAAGAGGTAATTGTAGAAATTATTCATAAATTAAGTCCCAGAAAAGATAACAAATTAGTTACCATAAATTGTTCCGCCATTCCGGAATCGCTTTTTGAGAGTGAGCTATTTGGACATAAGAAAGGTGCATTTACCGGTGCGGTCAAAGATAGAACAGGAAGATTTGAACTTGCGAATGATGGGTTTCTTTTTCTTGATGAAATTGCTGATATGCCGTTAACTATGCAAGTTAAATTACTAAGGGCAATTGAAAATAAAAAATTCGAACCGGTGGGAAGTTCCGAAACAAAAACAACTAATGCCAGAATAATTTCAGCAACGAATAAAGATTTGCAAAAAGAGGTAGAAAACGGAAATTTTCGGCAGGATCTTTATTATAGACTGAATGTTATTCCAATCCATATTCCCCCTTTGCGGGAAAGAAAAGAAGATATTCCGAAACTCATCCAATATTTCTTACACAGATTCGAAACGGGAGATAAATTCTCATTCTCTAAAGAGGCAATGATAAAAATGGTCAATTACTCTTGGTTGGGAAATATCCGAGAGTTAAGAAATAGAATTCGCCGCATCACCGCCTTTGCTCGATATACAAAAATTAACGTATCCGACCTGCCTGATGAAATTGTTAATTATAATCCTGACGAAGATTTCAATATTCAAAAATTCAAATCTCTTAATTCCATAGAAAAAACTCATATTACAAAAATTTTGAAAGAATGTAGGGGAAACCAAATTAAAGCCGCAAAAATACTCGGTATTCATAGAAATACTCTTTCAAGAAAACTGAAAAAATATAATATAGATTAA
- a CDS encoding ATP-binding protein, with translation MNYKEQFIKKEKILKIVLIVLGIIIIFIWASIYFIQKSNLQNLLEEEKNHAIFNVKMIKNNIQDNIYSNQIIETLFLHKNEILINLALETNNIKKIESLRKLFNISQFFIADKYNKVQLSLPENAVLPIQLENLPKNEEVVLLESRSGWIYLATYQAQQWFIAGLEKQNLRNLLEPIELSSLFDKISKQIFNMSKSESKMNHIVYIVIQDNEGIIAATSNIEFLKSIDSDDFLKQVSQNQKPKSRIYDYSDSLQTQKIFEMVMPGGFYQNSNTLIRLGVSYHRIEQFQKKQNILLAIYSLIFISMLILELKFYRHYTRLNEIKREINLKRHLAEIGRLGGEVAHEIKNPLNAIYMTLQRLKSNYLSQTKETFDKSVTIIYTEIERLNNIIERFLSLSRPSKLSYTSNNVSNFLQEIKDLFAEDCKKNNIQCNLMFKEDVKWNFDREAIRKVIINLIKNSLEAFSKEIEQDKKIIEIGFVIENKNLRISIADNGMGMSPKIQEEIWNFYFTTKSEGNGIGLPTVKKIIEEHLGMINIESKLDKGTTVYIYLPKMRIK, from the coding sequence ATGAATTATAAAGAACAATTTATTAAAAAAGAAAAAATCCTGAAGATTGTTTTAATTGTTCTGGGAATCATAATTATATTTATTTGGGCTTCAATATATTTTATTCAAAAAAGCAACCTGCAAAATTTGTTGGAAGAAGAAAAAAATCACGCCATCTTCAATGTAAAAATGATTAAAAACAATATTCAAGATAACATTTATTCTAACCAAATTATTGAAACCCTCTTCTTACATAAAAATGAAATCTTAATAAATTTAGCATTAGAGACGAACAATATTAAAAAAATTGAATCTTTGCGAAAGTTGTTCAATATTTCCCAATTTTTTATTGCGGATAAATATAATAAAGTCCAACTCTCTCTACCCGAGAATGCAGTCCTCCCTATTCAATTGGAAAACTTACCAAAAAATGAAGAGGTTGTATTATTGGAATCAAGATCAGGTTGGATTTATCTGGCTACTTATCAGGCACAGCAATGGTTTATCGCTGGTTTGGAAAAACAGAACTTGCGAAATCTATTAGAACCAATCGAGTTATCAAGTTTGTTCGATAAGATCAGCAAACAGATTTTCAATATGTCAAAATCGGAATCAAAAATGAATCATATAGTTTATATTGTTATCCAGGATAATGAGGGAATTATTGCAGCAACTTCAAATATTGAGTTCCTAAAATCTATCGATTCAGATGATTTTTTGAAACAAGTTAGCCAAAATCAGAAACCGAAATCACGGATTTATGATTATTCTGACAGTTTGCAAACTCAGAAAATTTTTGAAATGGTTATGCCGGGCGGGTTCTATCAAAATTCCAATACCCTAATCAGATTAGGTGTTTCATATCACAGAATTGAACAATTTCAGAAAAAACAAAACATTTTGCTGGCGATTTATTCGTTAATATTTATTTCTATGCTTATTTTGGAATTGAAATTTTACAGACATTATACGCGTCTAAATGAGATTAAGCGGGAAATAAATTTAAAAAGACATCTCGCAGAAATCGGCAGATTGGGAGGAGAAGTTGCTCATGAAATCAAGAATCCTCTTAACGCTATTTATATGACCTTGCAACGGTTAAAATCAAATTACTTGTCCCAAACAAAAGAGACATTTGATAAATCCGTTACAATTATATATACTGAAATTGAACGGCTAAATAATATTATTGAGAGATTTCTTTCACTTTCTCGACCGTCTAAACTAAGCTACACTTCTAATAATGTCTCAAACTTTCTCCAGGAGATAAAGGATCTTTTTGCAGAAGATTGTAAGAAAAATAATATTCAATGTAATCTTATGTTTAAAGAGGATGTTAAATGGAATTTTGATCGCGAAGCAATTCGAAAAGTGATTATTAATCTTATAAAAAATTCTCTGGAAGCATTTTCCAAAGAAATAGAACAGGATAAAAAAATTATTGAAATTGGTTTTGTAATAGAGAATAAAAATCTGAGGATAAGCATTGCCGATAATGGAATGGGAATGTCCCCAAAAATTCAGGAAGAGATCTGGAATTTTTATTTCACGACTAAATCTGAAGGTAACGGTATTGGTTTGCCAACCGTTAAGAAAATTATTGAAGAACATCTTGGTATGATAAATATTGAGAGCAAATTAGATAAAGGCACTACAGTCTATATCTATCTTCCCAAAATGAGGATAAAATGA